A single Populus nigra chromosome 13, ddPopNigr1.1, whole genome shotgun sequence DNA region contains:
- the LOC133671497 gene encoding LOW QUALITY PROTEIN: zinc finger protein CONSTANS-LIKE 2-like (The sequence of the model RefSeq protein was modified relative to this genomic sequence to represent the inferred CDS: inserted 1 base in 1 codon) — translation MPRVTSLXLSTPLVFFLQVSLILATNAHSLSYIAKDSIIEIGIGREREEVMLKEESGGSGSGGGVVNNWARVCDTCRAAACTVYCRADSAYLCAGCDARVHAANRVASRHERVRVCEACERAPAALLCKADAASLCTACDADIHSANPLARRHQRVPILPISGYLYGTQVGPAAGETEDQFMTQEGEETIGEEDEDEAASWLLLNPAKNSNNQNNNGFLFGGEVDEYLDIVEYNSCAENQYSDQYNQPHYSVPPKSCGGDSVVPIQYGEGKDHQQQQQQQYHNFQLGLEYEPAKAAYSYDGSISQGVSMSSMDVGVVPESAMSEISISHQSAPRGTIDLFSSPPIQMPSQLSPMEREARVLRYREKKKARKFEKTIRYASRKAYAETRPRIKGRFAKRTDVDVEVDQMFSSTLMAETAYGIVPSF, via the exons ATGCCACGTGTCACGTCCT TACTCTCCACCCCACTTGTGTTTTTCCTACAGGTATCCCTCATCCTTGCAACTAATGCTCACTCACTCTCATACATAGCTAAAGACAGTATAATTGAGATTGGTAttgggagagaaagagaggaagtGATGCTGAAGGAAGAGAGCGGCGGCAGCGGCAGCGGCGGCGGCGTCGTTAACAATTGGGCACGCGTATGTGACACGTGCCGTGCAGCAGCTTGCACTGTTTACTGCCGGGCTGATTCGGCATACCTATGTGCCGGTTGTGATGCCCGTGTGCATGCTGCAAATCGTGTCGCATCGCGCCATGAGCGCGTGCGGGTGTGCGAGGCGTGTGAGCGCGCCCCGGCTGCCTTGTTATGCAAAGCAGATGCGGCATCTCTGTGTACTGCCTGTGATGCAGATATTCACTCTGCAAACCCACTAGCACGCCGCCACCAGCGCGTCCCAATTCTGCCCATTTCCGGCTACCTTTACGGTACCCAAGTAGGGCCTGCAGCTGGTGAGACTGAAGATCAGTTCATGACGCAAGAGGGAGAAGAGACTATTGGTGAGGAGGATGAGGATGAGGCTGCTTCATGGCTGTTGCTAAATCCTGCGAAGAACAGCAACAACCAGAATAATAATGGCTTCTTGTTTGGTGGGGAGGTTGATGAGTATTTGGATATTGTTGAGTACAACTCATGTGCTGAGAATCAATATTCTGATCAGTATAATCAGCCTCACTACAGTGTTCCTCCAAAGAGTTGTGGGGGTGACAGTGTTGTGCCGATTCAGTATGGAGAAGGAAAggatcatcaacaacaacagcaacaacagtATCACAATTTTCAGTTGGGATTGGAGTATGAGCCCGCTAAAGCTGCTTACAGCTACGACGGTTCAATCAGTCAAGGT GTCTCCATGTCATCCATGGATGTTGGAGTGGTGCCAGAATCAGCAATGAGCGAGATCTCAATCTCGCACCAAAGTGCTCCAAGAGGGACAATCGACCTTTTCTCCAGCCCTCCTATCCAGATGCCATCTCAACTTAGTCCGATGGAAAGGGAGGCAAGAGTCCTAAGAtacagagagaaaaagaaggcaAGGAAGTTTGAGAAGACTATCAGGTATGCCTCTAGGAAGGCCTATGCAGAGACCAGACCCCGGATAAAAGGCCGATTTGCAAAGAGAACAGATGTAGATGTCGAAGTGGACCAGATGTTCTCGTCAACACTAATGGCAGAAACAGCATATGGCATTGTCCCATCATTCTGA
- the LOC133670395 gene encoding protein GLUTAMINE DUMPER 3-like, protein MRPATNPSVGGGGAHGGFWHWNSPVAYVFVGLALMLGLITVALIILACSYRKSLSNSSRREAELDEKPAKQVEIQVDFEPKVVVIMAGDENPTYLAKPVSCNCKISEKA, encoded by the coding sequence ATGAGGCCAGCAACCAACCCATCAGTAGGAGGTGGCGGTGCTCATGGGGGATTCTGGCATTGGAATTCTCCTGTCGCTTACGTCTTTGTTGGTCTAGCACTTATGTTGGGGCTTATAACAGTAGCGTTGATAATTCTTGCTTGTTCTTATAGAAAATCTCTGTCCAACTCTTCAAGAAGGGAGGCTGAATTAGATGAAAAACCAGCAAAGCAAGTGGAAATACAGGTTGATTTTGAGCCGAAGGTTGTTGTTATCATGGCTGGGGATGAGAATCCTACTTACCTGGCAAAACCTGTTTCTTGCAACTGCAAAATCAGCGAAAAAGCTTGA